One Centropristis striata isolate RG_2023a ecotype Rhode Island chromosome 22, C.striata_1.0, whole genome shotgun sequence genomic window carries:
- the th2 gene encoding tyrosine hydroxylase 2 — MKTDSGTQPAAFSGRKQSLIEDARRERSSGSAGSPGPSRYRDSFVFEEKHGRVTVNVLFALSSEKNAGFFKTGKIFETFAAKLLHIESRPGRKSKNSITDLEFFMKCEVHSSDLDVFINSLKRVVDDVRSVAEEKVPWFPRQIKDLDRCNMLITKFDPDMDQDHPGYSDPEYRKRRAFISELAFRYKQGDPLPTVEYTAEEVSTWREVYQQLRSIYPSLACRQFLDGLQQLEKECGYGEERIPQLREISAFLKEKTGFQLRPVAGLLSARDFLNSLAFRVFQCTQYIRHPSAPMHSPEPDCCHELLGHIPMLADKEFAQFSQEIGLASLGASDEDIEKLSTLYWFTVEFGLCKQNGAVKAYGAGLLSSYGELVYALSNEPEYKPFNPEETAVQPYQDQTYQPVYFVSESFEDAKTKLRKYSATIKRPFAVRYEPFTCSVEVLDQTGKIQNALSQMREDLKTLHSALEKFSSS, encoded by the exons ATGAAGACGGACAGCGGGACGCAGCCGGCGGCCTTCAGCGGCAGGAAGCAGAGTCTGATCGAGGATGCTCGCCGGGAGCGCAGCAGCGGCTCCGCGGGCTCCCCGGGGCCCTCCCGGTACCGGGACAGCTTCGTGTTCGAGGAGAAGCACGGCAGGGTCACCGTTAACGTCCTGTTCGCCCTCAGCAGCGAGAAGAACGCGGGATTCTTCAAAACGGGGAAAATATTCGAG ACGTTTGCAGCTAAACTTCTCCACATCGAAAGTCGCCCAGGGAGGAAGTCAAAGAACAGCATCACAGACCTGGAGTTCTTCATGAAGTGTGAAGTTCACAGCTCCGATCTGGACGTTTTCATCAACTCACTGAAGAGAGTGGTGGACGACGTTCGCTCCGTAGCTGAAGAAAAAG TTCCCTGGTTTCCCAGGCAGATAAAAGACCTCGACAGATGCAACATGTTAATCACCAAATTTGATCCGGACATGGACCAGGACCATCCA GGATACAGCGATCCAGAGTACAGAAAAAGACGAGCCTTCATCTCTGAGCTCGCCTTCAGATACAAACA AGGCGACCCGCTGCCCACGGTGGAGTACACAGCTGAAGAAGTGTCCACATG GAGGGAGGTGTACCAGCAGCTGCGGAGTATTTACCCCAGTCTGGCCTGCAGGCAGTTCCTGGAcgggctgcagcagctggagaaAGAGTGTGGATACGGAGAGGAGCGAATCCCTCAGCTCAGAGAGATTTCTGCCTTCCTGAAAG AGAAAACTGGCTTCCAGCTGCGTCCCGTGGCCGGCCTGCTGTCAGCCAGAGACTTCCTCAACAGTTTGGCCTTCAGAGTGTTTCAGTGCACGCAGTACATCCGACACCCCTCGGCGCCCATGCACTCCCCCGAGCC AGACTGCTGCCATGAACTGCTCGGCCACATTCCCATGCTGGCAGATAAAGAGTTTGCACAGTTTTCACAG GAGATTGGACTGGCCTCGCTTGGAGCTTCAGATGAAGACATTGAGAAACTGTCAACG TTATACTGGTTCACTGTGGAGTTtggtctctgtaagcagaacgGAGCGGTGAAAGCTTACGGCGCCGGGCTGCTGTCTTCTTACGGAGAACTTGTT TACGCTCTGTCTAATGAGCCGGAGTACAAACCGTTTAACCCCGAGGAGACGGCGGTGCAGCCATACCAGGACCAAACCTACCAGCCTGTTTACTTTGTGTCGGAGAGCTTCGAGGATGCAAAGACTAAACTGAG GAAATACTCTGCAACCATCAAGCGACCCTTTGCGGTTCGCTACGAGCCCTTTACCTGCAGCGTGGAGGTCCTGGATCAGACCGGAAAGATCCAGAACGCCCTGAGCCAGATGAGAGAAGACCTGAAGACCCTTCACAGCGCTTTGGAGAAATTCAGCTCATCTTAA
- the pah gene encoding phenylalanine-4-hydroxylase produces MEAAYKRINGNCGTELEIDDLGTGRRRRGSMYLEEETSKKSEVISCIFSLKEEVGALAEALRLFQDKGINLTHIESRPSRMNKDQYEFFISVDSTCSQALDEVIDGLRTQISGHVHELSRNKNKDTVPWFPNDIQDLDRFANQILSYGSELDSDHPGFTDPVYRARRKEFADIAYNYRHGQSIPRVEYTEEEKTTWGTVFRELKTLYPTHACREHNRVFPLLEKYCGYRQDNIPQLEEVSRFLQSCTGFRLRPVAGLLSSRDFLAGLAFRVFHSTQYIRHGSKPTYTPEPDICHELLGHVPLFADSSFAQFSQEIGLASLGAPDEFIEKLATVYWFTVEFGLCKQGSEIKAYGAGLLSSFGELQYCLTDEPQLQSFDPVKTSLQKYPITEYQPVYFIAESFEDAKEKVRKFAGTIPRPFTVRYNPYTQSIEVLDNTQQLSNLADSINSEMGKLCEALRKLE; encoded by the exons ATGGAGGCAGCATACAAGAGGATCAATGGAAACTGCGGGACGGAGCTAGAGATAGATGACCTGGGCACAGGG CGAAGGAGAAGGGGCTCCATGTACCTGGAGGAGGAGACAAGCAAGAAGTCTGAAGTGATCTCCTGCATCTTCTCCCTGAAGGAGGAGGTCGGAGCTTTAGCTGAAGCCCTGCGACTCTTCCAG GACAAGGGCATCAACCTGACCCACATCGAGTCCCGCCCATCGCGCATGAACAAAGACCAGTACGAGTTCTTCATCAGTGTGGACTCCACCTGCTCCCAGGCCCTGGATGAGGTCATCGACGGCCTGCGTACACAAATCAGCGGCCACGTGCATGAGCTGTCACGCAACAAAAATAAGGATACAG TGCCATGGTTCCCCAATGACATCCAGGACCTGGACCGCTTCGCCAACCAGATCCTCAGTTACGGCTCCGAGCTGGACTCTGATCACCCG ggcttCACAGATCCAGTGTACAGAGCCCGCAGGAAGGAGTTTGCTGACATCGCCTACAACTACAGACA TGGCCAAAGCATCCCTCGGGTGGAGtacacagaggaggagaagaccaCATGGGGGACGGTGTTCAGGGAGCTGAAGACTCTGTACCCGACTCACGCCTGCCGCGAACACAACCGCGTCTTCCCCCTGCTGGAGAAATACTGCGGCTACAGACAGGACAACATCCCACAGCTGGAGGAAGTGTCCCGCTTCCTGCAGT CGTGCACAGGCTTCCGGCTTCGCCCGGTGGCCGGTCTGCTCTCGTCTCGGGACTTCCTGGCTGGACTCGCCTTCCGGGTCTTCCATTCCACGCAGTACATTCGTCACGGCTCCAAGCCCACATACACACCTGAGCC GGATATCTGCCATGAGCTGCTGGGACACGTTCCTCTCTTTGCTGACTCAAGTTTCGCCCAATTCTCACAG GAAATCGGTCTGGCCTCCCTCGGGGCCCCTGATGAGTTCATTGAGAAACTTGCTACT GTGTACTGGTTCACTGTGGAGTTTGGCCTGTGTAAGCAGGGCTCAGAGATCAAAGCTTACGGAGCTGGCTTGCTTTCATCGTTTGGAGAGCTGCAG TACTGCTTAACAGACGAGCCCCAACTGCAGTCCTTCGACCCCGTGAAGACCAGCCTCCAGAAATACCCAATCACAGAGTACCAGCCTGTTTACTTTATTGCTGAGAGCTTTGAGGACGCCAAAGAGAAAGTGAG GAAATTTGCAGGCACCATCCCCAGGCCTTTCACAGTGCGCTACAACCCCTACACCCAGAGTATTGAAGTGCTGGACAACACCCAGCAGCTCAGCAACCTGGCTGACAGCATCAATA gTGAAATGGGGAAACTGTGCGAAGCCCTGCGGAAACTGGAGTAA